The sequence TAGGGATGAGCAATATTGGTGTAATCTGACATATTGCCTCTCCTTAGAGTTCGCTAATCATTTGGTCAACTAGCGCTCGGTTCGTTGCGGAATCTAGGTTTTTGCTAATCAGTTTCTGTGCACTTTGAATCACTGCGTCTGCCATATCCGCCTGAAGTTCACGGCGTATCTTTTGGCGTTCGCCTTCTAGCTCAGCTCTACCTTGTTCTAAGATGCGTGCCTTTTCTTGCTCGGCTTCTTGTTGCGCTAAGCTGATGATTTCATTGCGGCGTTTTCGGCCTTGTTCAACCAGTTCAGTCACATCTTTTCTTGCATCTTCGATGAGTTGCGCGCCATTTGATTTTGCTAGTTCTAGCTCTTTCGCAGCGTTCTCTGAGTGGCGTAAACCATCAGCGATTTCTTTTTGGCGCTCGTCTAACATCGCGGTGAGAGGGGGCCATACATATTTCATGCAGAGCCAAACAAAAATCACGAATGAGATTGCTTGTCCAAACATGCTTGCATTTAAGTTCATACCTTCCTCACTAAATCTTGATTATGTATAAATCGATCTTTCAAAGCGGTTTGATTAAGCCACGGCGAAGATGATGTATAGACCGATACCAACACCAATCATCGGTACTGCATCCACAAGACCCATCATGATGAAGAATTGAGTACGAAGCATTGGAGTAAGGTCTGGTTGACGCGCAACACCTTCAAGGTATTTACCTGCTAAGTTACCAATACCAGATGCTGCACCTGCTGCACCTAAACCGATCAGTAATGCACCTGCTACATATAAAACTGCGCTTACGATATCCATTTGTATCTCCGAAAATAATTTGTTAGTTAATTTTTTAGTTATTAATTAGTGGTGTTCTTCTGTTGCCATTCCTAAATAAACAACGGTCAGTACCATAAATATAAATGCTTGTAAGAATACGATTAATATGTGGAATAAGGCCCAAGGTACACTCAGTGCCCACTGCATCCACCAAGGCATTAGTGCAATAAGGATGAATATCATCTCGCCTGCATACATATTTCCGAATAATCGTAAGCCTAGTGATATTGGCTTTGAAATTAATGTTATTAATTCAAGAACTAAGTTAACAGGATATAAAAGAGGGTTATCAAATGGCTGAGTAGTTAGCTCTTTGATAAAGCCTTTCAAACCTTTATTTTTAAATGTATAG is a genomic window of Vibrio crassostreae containing:
- the atpE gene encoding F0F1 ATP synthase subunit C, producing MDIVSAVLYVAGALLIGLGAAGAASGIGNLAGKYLEGVARQPDLTPMLRTQFFIMMGLVDAVPMIGVGIGLYIIFAVA
- a CDS encoding F0F1 ATP synthase subunit B, translating into MNLNASMFGQAISFVIFVWLCMKYVWPPLTAMLDERQKEIADGLRHSENAAKELELAKSNGAQLIEDARKDVTELVEQGRKRRNEIISLAQQEAEQEKARILEQGRAELEGERQKIRRELQADMADAVIQSAQKLISKNLDSATNRALVDQMISEL